A stretch of the Proteus sp. ZN5 genome encodes the following:
- the menC gene encoding o-succinylbenzoate synthase: protein MRNAKLYSFSLPVDAGVVLRYQRLKTRDGFLVCLEQNGKQGWGEISPLPEFSRETLEQAQEATQSWLTAWCAGENPVHSELPSVAFGISCALAELEDTLPQDANYRAAPLCNGDPDDLILSLNDMKGEKVAKIKVGLYEAVRDGIVVNLLLEAIPDLKLRLDANRSWTPAKAEGFAKYVNPQWRDRIAFLEEPCKTPEESLAFSQATGINIAWDETVRDDGFEVKPQPGVTTIVIKPTLVGSLERCQMLVKQAHTLGLDAIISSSIESSFGLTQLARIAQWLTPNSIPGLDTVDLIKQQLIRSWPNVDIPLISLEQLETVWQQ from the coding sequence ATGCGAAACGCCAAACTCTATTCATTCAGCCTACCTGTAGATGCAGGCGTTGTTCTGCGCTATCAAAGGCTAAAAACGCGTGATGGTTTTCTTGTCTGTTTAGAGCAAAATGGCAAACAAGGATGGGGTGAAATTTCACCTCTTCCTGAGTTTAGCCGTGAAACTTTAGAACAAGCACAAGAGGCTACACAATCTTGGCTAACAGCTTGGTGTGCGGGTGAAAACCCTGTTCATAGTGAACTACCAAGTGTAGCTTTTGGTATTAGCTGTGCATTAGCAGAGCTTGAAGATACATTGCCACAAGACGCGAATTATCGTGCTGCACCCTTATGTAATGGCGATCCTGATGATTTGATTTTAAGCCTTAATGATATGAAAGGTGAAAAGGTCGCTAAAATCAAGGTTGGCTTATATGAAGCTGTGCGTGATGGAATAGTCGTTAACCTGTTATTAGAAGCTATCCCTGACTTAAAACTTAGACTTGATGCCAATCGAAGCTGGACACCAGCAAAAGCAGAAGGCTTTGCGAAGTATGTTAATCCGCAATGGCGTGACCGTATTGCGTTTTTAGAAGAGCCTTGTAAAACACCTGAAGAGTCACTGGCTTTTTCTCAAGCAACCGGCATTAATATCGCTTGGGATGAAACGGTGCGTGATGATGGTTTTGAAGTAAAACCACAACCTGGTGTGACAACGATTGTTATTAAACCTACGTTAGTGGGAAGTCTTGAACGTTGTCAAATGCTTGTTAAACAAGCACATACGTTAGGGTTAGATGCCATTATCAGTTCAAGCATTGAAAGTAGTTTCGGGCTTACTCAATTAGCCAGAATTGCACAATGGTTAACGCCTAATAGCATTCCGGGGCTGGATACGGTTGATTTGATTAAACAACAACTTATTCGATCTTGGCCAAATGTGGATATTCCGCTTATCTCTCTTGAACAGCTAGAGACAGTATGGCAACAGTAG
- the menE gene encoding o-succinylbenzoate--CoA ligase, translated as MATVVPFKQWPWHHWAQLTPNETAIISGNSPITWQQLSCHINQLANNFAKQGVDTQNTVLLRGKNHINLVFALLAVFQCGAKVLPLNPQLPKSLLDELLPHLGIDFYADLSETPLDLNATLLDLSGVELDNTSRQYKTQTVNDVLWTPSRMATLILTSGSSGLPKAAVHTFDAHLCSAMGVLSLMPLEKGDSWLLSLPLFHVSGQGILWRWLLRGATLVVREMHPFVDALQGCTHASLVPTQLWRFLQNRAQQDNQQPITLKSVLLGGAMIPIELTQEAEHWGIQCWCGYGMTEMASTVCAKRADGKAGVGLPLKGKEVRLVDDELQIMSDSVALGYWFDSKLKPLSLTADGWYSTRDKGCFSAEEWCVLGRLDNLFFSAGEGIQPEDIEKILNTHPSVSQSFVVPIDDAEFGQRPVAVVDADIEIINQLPQWYHSRLAGFQRPVACLQLPESLKNGGIKISRKQVQQWVKGQLLK; from the coding sequence ATGGCAACAGTAGTTCCATTTAAGCAATGGCCGTGGCATCACTGGGCACAATTAACCCCAAATGAAACGGCCATCATTTCAGGCAATTCACCTATTACATGGCAGCAACTAAGTTGTCATATTAATCAGTTAGCTAATAATTTTGCTAAACAAGGTGTTGATACACAAAACACTGTGTTGTTACGTGGAAAAAATCACATTAATCTTGTTTTCGCATTGCTCGCTGTTTTTCAATGTGGTGCAAAGGTATTACCTTTAAATCCACAGCTTCCAAAATCTTTACTTGATGAATTATTACCTCACTTAGGCATTGATTTTTATGCTGATTTGAGTGAAACACCGCTAGATTTAAATGCAACATTGCTTGATCTTAGTGGTGTGGAGTTAGATAACACGTCACGTCAATATAAAACTCAAACAGTAAATGATGTCCTATGGACGCCATCTCGTATGGCAACACTTATTTTGACATCAGGCTCATCAGGTTTGCCTAAAGCCGCGGTACACACCTTTGACGCACATCTTTGCAGTGCAATGGGTGTTTTATCATTAATGCCTTTGGAAAAAGGGGATAGTTGGTTACTCTCTTTGCCTCTATTTCACGTTTCAGGACAAGGTATACTTTGGCGCTGGTTATTACGCGGAGCAACGCTGGTGGTGCGCGAAATGCATCCTTTTGTAGATGCTTTGCAAGGTTGTACTCATGCCTCTTTAGTTCCCACACAATTATGGCGCTTCTTACAAAATAGAGCGCAACAAGATAATCAACAACCTATTACCCTAAAATCTGTTTTATTAGGCGGAGCAATGATCCCTATTGAGCTAACGCAAGAAGCAGAACATTGGGGAATTCAATGCTGGTGTGGCTACGGTATGACGGAAATGGCATCAACCGTTTGTGCCAAGCGTGCAGATGGTAAAGCGGGAGTAGGACTTCCACTAAAAGGCAAAGAAGTTAGGTTAGTGGATGATGAACTCCAGATAATGTCTGACAGTGTTGCACTAGGGTATTGGTTTGATAGTAAATTAAAACCGCTATCGCTTACGGCTGATGGTTGGTATTCAACACGAGATAAAGGTTGTTTTAGTGCCGAAGAATGGTGTGTTTTAGGCCGTTTGGACAATCTTTTTTTCAGTGCTGGTGAAGGGATCCAACCGGAAGATATTGAAAAAATTCTTAATACACATCCAAGTGTTAGCCAATCTTTTGTTGTTCCTATCGATGATGCCGAATTTGGACAACGTCCAGTTGCAGTTGTTGATGCTGATATTGAAATCATCAATCAATTACCACAGTGGTATCACTCCCGATTAGCCGGATTTCAAAGACCTGTTGCTTGCTTACAACTTCCTGAAAGTCTTAAAAATGGTGGAATTAAAATCTCTCGTAAACAAGTGCAGCAATGGGTGAAAGGGCAACTGTTGAAGTAA
- a CDS encoding catalase, which produces MEKKKLTTASGAPVVDNNNSMTAGPRGPMLLQDVWFLEKLAHFDREVIPERRMHAKGSGAFGTFKVTHDITKYTRAKIFSKVGKKTEMFARFSTVAGERGAADAERDIRGFALKFYTEEGNWDMVGNNTPVFYLRDALKFPDLNHVVKRDPKTNLRNMAYKWDFFSHLPEALHQLTIDMSDRGLPQSYRFIHGFGSHTYSFINKDNERFWVKFHFRCQQGIKNLMDDEAETLVGKDRESSQRDLFDAIERGDFPRWNLQIQVMPEKEASKVPYNPFDLTKVWPHADYPLIDVGYFELNRNPENYFSDVEQAAFSPANIVPGIGFSPDKMLQGRLFSYGDAHRYRLGVNHHQIPVNAPQCPFHNYHRDGAMRVDGNSGSGITYEPNNGGMFQEQPNFKEPPLSIEGAADHWNHREDEDYFSQPRALYELLSDEEHQRMFSRIAGELIQASKDTQKRQIALFKKVHPEYGAGVEKAMKALAKKDAK; this is translated from the coding sequence ATGGAAAAGAAAAAGCTAACAACGGCGTCAGGCGCACCTGTTGTAGACAATAATAACTCAATGACAGCAGGCCCTCGTGGTCCGATGTTACTTCAAGATGTCTGGTTTCTAGAAAAACTAGCTCACTTTGATCGTGAAGTTATCCCAGAAAGACGTATGCACGCAAAAGGCTCTGGTGCTTTTGGTACATTTAAAGTCACTCACGATATTACGAAATATACTCGCGCTAAAATTTTCTCTAAAGTGGGTAAAAAAACAGAAATGTTTGCCCGTTTTTCAACTGTTGCTGGTGAAAGAGGTGCCGCAGATGCCGAGCGTGATATTCGTGGCTTTGCGTTAAAATTTTATACCGAAGAGGGTAACTGGGATATGGTGGGTAACAACACCCCTGTTTTCTATCTTCGTGATGCCTTAAAATTCCCAGACTTAAACCACGTTGTAAAACGTGATCCTAAAACTAACCTACGCAATATGGCATATAAATGGGATTTTTTCTCTCATTTACCAGAAGCTTTACACCAATTAACCATTGATATGAGCGATCGTGGTTTACCACAAAGTTATCGTTTTATTCACGGTTTTGGTAGCCATACTTATAGCTTTATTAATAAAGACAATGAGCGTTTCTGGGTTAAATTTCATTTCCGTTGCCAACAAGGCATTAAAAACCTGATGGATGATGAGGCTGAGACTTTAGTCGGTAAAGATAGAGAAAGCTCGCAGCGTGATTTATTTGATGCTATTGAGCGTGGTGATTTCCCTCGCTGGAATTTACAAATTCAAGTAATGCCAGAAAAAGAAGCGTCAAAAGTTCCTTATAATCCTTTTGATTTAACTAAAGTTTGGCCTCATGCTGATTATCCATTAATTGATGTGGGCTATTTCGAGTTAAACCGTAACCCTGAAAACTACTTTTCTGATGTAGAGCAAGCGGCATTTAGCCCTGCTAATATTGTTCCGGGTATTGGTTTCTCTCCAGATAAGATGCTACAAGGCCGTCTATTCTCTTATGGTGATGCTCACCGTTATCGTTTAGGTGTTAATCATCATCAAATCCCTGTGAATGCACCACAATGCCCATTCCATAATTATCATCGTGATGGTGCAATGCGTGTTGATGGTAATAGTGGTAGCGGTATTACTTATGAGCCAAATAATGGCGGTATGTTCCAAGAACAGCCTAATTTTAAAGAGCCACCATTGTCCATCGAAGGTGCGGCAGATCACTGGAATCATCGTGAAGACGAAGATTATTTCAGCCAACCTCGCGCACTGTATGAATTACTGAGTGATGAAGAGCATCAACGTATGTTTTCTCGCATCGCAGGTGAGTTAATTCAAGCAAGTAAAGATACACAAAAACGCCAAATTGCCTTATTTAAGAAAGTCCATCCTGAATATGGCGCAGGCGTTGAAAAAGCAATGAAAGCGCTAGCAAAAAAAGACGCTAAGTAA
- a CDS encoding YfaZ family outer membrane protein, whose amino-acid sequence MKKYLLVGALSALFVAGNANAVSMNIQAGEHYTDVRAGLGDPNAGLSFNGNWARSDHDGQLGSLGAKFALPLGPFSASVGGKALYLAPKNGDDGAALAGGVGLNWNVLPSLSVYGEAYASPEGLTSGSKSYYEADVGAQLTVFKPLHVNAGYRVIEIENSHNRSNNKLADGFYVGAGLSF is encoded by the coding sequence ATGAAAAAATATTTATTGGTCGGTGCGTTAAGTGCGCTGTTTGTGGCTGGAAATGCCAATGCAGTATCAATGAATATTCAAGCAGGGGAACATTATACTGATGTTCGCGCTGGTTTAGGTGATCCTAATGCGGGTCTTTCTTTTAATGGTAACTGGGCTCGTAGTGATCATGATGGTCAGTTAGGTAGCCTAGGTGCAAAGTTTGCTCTGCCATTAGGGCCTTTTTCAGCAAGTGTTGGTGGTAAAGCACTCTATTTAGCACCCAAAAATGGTGATGATGGTGCTGCTTTAGCGGGTGGTGTGGGTCTTAACTGGAATGTTCTGCCTTCTTTAAGTGTGTATGGCGAAGCCTATGCATCTCCTGAAGGATTAACCTCTGGTAGCAAATCTTATTATGAAGCTGATGTGGGTGCACAATTAACGGTATTTAAACCATTGCATGTCAATGCAGGTTATCGTGTGATTGAAATCGAAAACTCACATAATAGAAGCAATAATAAATTAGCTGATGGTTTCTATGTGGGTGCCGGTTTAAGTTTCTAA
- the tyrP gene encoding tyrosine transporter TyrP, protein MKNRTIGSVFIVAGTTIGAGMLAMPLAAVGIGFSTMMLLLVGLWLLMSYTALLLVEVYQYNDPHTGLGSIAKRYLGIGGQVITGLALLLLMYALTTAYISGAGELLSATLSSWVGHELSVTQGIIIFTVIGGAVVGIGTTSVDLINRLLFTAKVFFLIFMLIVMLPHVESVNLTSMPVAYGLILSAIPVIFTSFGFHGSVPSIVSYMNGDIKKLRIIFIIGSAIPLVAYILWQIATLGAIPTNTFMGIMAQQSGLNGLLTAIRDVVATPRVNIAVNLFAALALATSFLGVALGLFDYLADLFKRSNRATGRVQSSLLTFVPPLVCALYFPNFVQALAYAAIALSILALLLPALLVWKVRQEQNGADKYKVKGGKGALSIVFICGLIVIGIQIAITFGLLPQVG, encoded by the coding sequence GTGAAGAATCGCACTATAGGCAGTGTTTTTATTGTTGCAGGAACAACAATTGGGGCAGGTATGTTGGCAATGCCACTGGCTGCTGTGGGTATTGGCTTTAGCACGATGATGCTATTGCTTGTTGGCTTATGGTTATTGATGAGCTATACCGCATTACTGCTGGTGGAAGTTTATCAATACAACGATCCTCATACTGGCCTTGGCTCTATTGCAAAACGCTATCTCGGTATCGGCGGTCAAGTTATCACTGGCCTCGCACTGTTGCTATTAATGTATGCGTTAACGACCGCTTATATTAGTGGTGCAGGTGAATTACTTTCGGCCACCCTTTCATCTTGGGTTGGTCATGAGCTTTCTGTCACTCAAGGTATTATTATCTTTACAGTGATTGGCGGGGCTGTAGTAGGAATTGGTACAACATCGGTTGACCTGATTAACCGTCTATTATTTACGGCAAAAGTTTTCTTCCTCATATTTATGCTCATTGTGATGTTACCTCACGTTGAGTCAGTAAATTTAACCTCAATGCCAGTGGCGTATGGGCTTATTCTTTCCGCTATTCCTGTGATTTTTACCTCATTTGGTTTCCACGGTAGTGTGCCAAGTATTGTAAGCTACATGAATGGGGATATTAAAAAGCTACGCATTATCTTTATTATTGGTAGTGCTATTCCGCTTGTTGCTTATATCTTATGGCAAATTGCCACATTAGGTGCCATCCCAACAAATACTTTTATGGGAATTATGGCGCAACAATCTGGATTAAATGGCTTACTGACAGCTATTCGTGATGTTGTTGCTACACCTCGCGTGAATATTGCAGTTAACTTATTTGCGGCATTGGCTTTGGCTACTTCATTCCTTGGTGTTGCATTAGGTCTATTTGATTATCTTGCAGATCTCTTTAAGCGCAGTAATCGCGCAACTGGGCGCGTTCAATCAAGCCTGTTAACCTTTGTTCCACCTTTAGTTTGTGCACTTTATTTCCCTAACTTTGTGCAAGCATTAGCTTATGCAGCTATCGCACTATCAATCTTAGCATTACTTCTACCCGCTTTATTAGTCTGGAAAGTTAGACAAGAACAAAACGGGGCTGATAAATACAAAGTTAAAGGAGGGAAAGGCGCATTAAGTATTGTGTTTATTTGTGGCCTGATAGTTATAGGCATTCAAATCGCCATCACTTTTGGTCTATTACCTCAAGTTGGCTAA
- a CDS encoding YgdI/YgdR family lipoprotein produces MKLKSIFSVIAISTSILLVAGCSSPQKIETVNGETILTTDKPQEDEATGLITYKDSETGQIKQINRDQIRRMVELDD; encoded by the coding sequence ATGAAATTAAAGTCTATTTTCTCAGTCATTGCTATTTCTACATCAATTCTGCTTGTTGCAGGCTGTTCAAGTCCACAAAAAATAGAAACAGTAAATGGGGAAACAATTTTAACGACGGATAAACCCCAAGAAGATGAAGCAACTGGATTAATTACCTACAAAGATTCAGAAACCGGACAAATTAAACAAATTAATCGTGATCAAATAAGACGAATGGTAGAGCTTGACGATTAA
- the yfaE gene encoding class I ribonucleotide reductase maintenance protein YfaE, with amino-acid sequence MASHKVTLHQQGLSKPLEFHTDTHPSLLDALEHGKVQVEYQCREGYCGSCRLRLVKGKVCYRNEPLAFIQADEILPCSCHPISDIEIEIYSE; translated from the coding sequence ATGGCATCTCATAAAGTGACCCTGCATCAGCAGGGTCTTTCAAAACCTTTAGAATTTCACACTGACACCCACCCCTCTTTGCTTGATGCATTAGAGCATGGGAAAGTCCAAGTCGAATACCAATGTCGCGAAGGCTATTGTGGCTCTTGTCGTCTGCGCCTAGTGAAAGGCAAAGTTTGTTATCGCAATGAACCTTTAGCGTTTATCCAAGCTGATGAAATCTTACCTTGTAGCTGTCATCCCATCAGTGATATCGAAATAGAAATATACTCTGAATAA
- the nrdB gene encoding class Ia ribonucleoside-diphosphate reductase subunit beta yields MSYTTFSQVKNDQLQEPMFFGQPVNVARYDQQKYPIFEKLIEKQLSFFWRPEEVDVSRDRIDYNALPDHEKHIFISNLKYQTLLDSIQGRSPNVAFLPLISIPELETWIETWSFSETIHSRSYTHIIRNIVNDPSVVFDDIVENEEILKRARDISSYYDELIKLTNLYHMYGEGDHQVKDKTIHVSLRKLKKQLYLCLMSVNALEAIRFYVSFACSFAFAERELMEGNAKIIRLIARDEALHLTGTQHMLNLLRSGQDDPEMAEIAAECEQECYDLFVEAAEQEKEWAEYLFSEGSMIGLNKDILCQYVEYITNIRMQAVGLKLPFKARSNPIPWINAWLVSDNVQVAPQEVEVSSYLVGQIDSQVDTDDLSNFEL; encoded by the coding sequence ATGTCTTATACTACTTTTTCACAAGTTAAAAATGATCAACTTCAGGAGCCCATGTTTTTTGGGCAACCTGTTAACGTAGCGCGTTATGATCAGCAAAAATACCCTATTTTTGAAAAGCTAATTGAAAAACAGCTCTCTTTCTTCTGGCGTCCAGAAGAAGTGGACGTTTCTCGTGATCGCATTGACTACAATGCCTTACCTGATCATGAAAAACATATTTTTATTAGTAATTTAAAATATCAAACACTGTTGGATTCAATTCAAGGAAGAAGCCCTAACGTGGCATTCTTACCTTTGATCTCGATCCCAGAGTTAGAGACATGGATTGAGACATGGTCATTCTCTGAAACCATTCACTCACGCTCTTATACTCACATTATTCGTAATATTGTTAATGATCCGTCAGTTGTATTTGATGATATCGTTGAAAATGAAGAAATATTAAAACGCGCGCGTGATATTTCTTCTTATTATGATGAGTTAATCAAACTAACAAATCTTTATCACATGTATGGTGAAGGTGACCATCAAGTTAAAGATAAAACGATTCATGTCTCGTTACGCAAATTAAAGAAACAGCTTTATCTGTGCTTAATGAGCGTCAACGCACTAGAAGCGATCCGCTTCTATGTTAGCTTTGCCTGTTCATTTGCCTTTGCTGAACGTGAACTGATGGAAGGTAACGCGAAGATCATTCGTCTAATTGCTCGTGACGAAGCGCTACACTTAACAGGTACACAGCACATGCTGAATTTACTGCGTTCAGGCCAAGATGATCCTGAAATGGCAGAAATTGCAGCAGAATGTGAGCAAGAATGTTATGACCTGTTCGTTGAAGCCGCAGAGCAAGAAAAAGAATGGGCTGAATACCTATTCTCTGAAGGCTCTATGATTGGTTTGAATAAAGATATCCTTTGCCAATATGTTGAATATATTACCAATATTCGTATGCAAGCAGTGGGTCTTAAATTACCATTTAAAGCGCGTTCTAACCCTATTCCATGGATCAATGCATGGTTAGTGTCTGACAACGTTCAAGTGGCACCTCAAGAAGTTGAAGTCAGTTCTTACCTAGTGGGTCAAATCGATTCACAAGTTGATACTGATGATTTAAGTAACTTTGAACTGTAA
- the nrdA gene encoding class 1a ribonucleoside-diphosphate reductase subunit alpha codes for MNHSLLVTKRDGHKERIDLDKIHRVIAWAAEGLENVSVSQVELRSQIQFYDGIKTADIHETLVKAAADLISGETPDYQYLAARLAVFNLRKKAYGQFEPPTLYEHVKKLVDLGKYDRHLLEDYTQEEFEQMNNFIVHQRDMNFSYAAVKQLEGKYFVQNRITGEIYESAQFLYVLVAACLFSRYPQATRMDYIERFYNAISTFKISLPTPIMAGVRTPTRQFSSCVLIECDDSLDSINATSSAIVKYVSQRAGIGINAGRIRALGSAIRNGEAFHTGCIPFYKHFQTAVKSCSQGGVRGGAATLFYPLWHLEVESLLVLKNNRGVDDNRVRHLDYGVQLNKLMYERLIKGQDITLFSPSDVPGLYDAFFADQDEFERLYVQYEKDKSIRQKQVKAVELFSLMMQERASTGRIYIQNVDHCNTHSPFDPAVAPIRQSNLCLEIALPTKPLNDIKDPNGEIALCTLSAFNLGAIENLDDLEELARLAVRSLDALLDYQDYPILAAKQGAMGRRTLGIGVINFAYYLAKHGVRYSDGSANNLTHRAFEAIQYYLLKASNELAKEQGACPWFNETTYADGILPIDTYKKSLDVLTKEPLHYDWESLRKDIKEHGLRNSTLSALMPSETSSQISNATNGIEPPRGYISIKASKDGILRQVVPEYERLKGAYELLWQMPSIEGYLQLVGIMQKFVDQAISANTNYDPTRFPSGKVPMNQLLKDLLLAYKYGVKTLYYHNTRDGADDVQGDLEEVVETEDSDCEGGACKI; via the coding sequence ATGAATCACAGCCTGCTCGTCACAAAACGTGATGGTCATAAAGAACGCATTGACTTAGACAAAATTCACCGTGTTATCGCCTGGGCCGCTGAAGGCCTAGAAAATGTCTCTGTATCTCAAGTTGAATTACGTTCTCAGATTCAGTTTTATGATGGTATCAAAACTGCTGATATCCATGAAACGCTGGTAAAAGCTGCTGCAGACTTAATCTCTGGTGAAACGCCTGATTATCAGTATCTCGCTGCCCGTCTTGCCGTATTTAATTTACGTAAAAAAGCGTATGGCCAATTTGAGCCACCAACACTGTATGAGCACGTTAAAAAATTAGTCGATTTAGGCAAATATGATCGCCATCTTCTTGAAGATTACACACAAGAAGAGTTCGAACAGATGAATAACTTTATTGTTCATCAACGTGATATGAACTTCTCCTATGCAGCGGTTAAACAATTAGAAGGTAAATACTTCGTTCAAAACCGTATTACAGGTGAAATTTACGAAAGCGCACAGTTTTTATATGTTTTAGTCGCTGCTTGCTTGTTCTCTCGTTATCCACAAGCAACACGTATGGACTATATCGAACGTTTCTATAATGCGATTTCAACCTTTAAAATCTCATTACCAACACCAATCATGGCGGGTGTAAGAACACCAACTCGTCAATTTAGCTCTTGTGTATTAATTGAGTGTGACGACAGCCTTGATTCTATCAATGCGACATCAAGTGCCATTGTGAAATATGTTTCTCAGCGTGCAGGTATTGGTATTAATGCAGGTCGCATTCGTGCATTAGGTAGTGCTATTCGTAATGGTGAAGCATTCCACACAGGTTGTATCCCTTTCTATAAACACTTCCAGACTGCGGTAAAATCTTGCTCGCAAGGTGGTGTTCGTGGTGGTGCGGCAACTTTATTCTATCCATTATGGCATTTAGAAGTTGAAAGCCTGCTGGTACTGAAAAATAACCGTGGTGTTGATGATAACCGTGTTCGTCATTTAGATTACGGCGTTCAGTTAAACAAATTAATGTATGAACGTTTAATCAAAGGTCAGGATATTACTTTATTCAGCCCTTCTGATGTCCCTGGTTTATATGATGCATTCTTTGCTGATCAAGATGAATTTGAACGTTTATACGTGCAATATGAGAAAGATAAGAGCATCCGCCAAAAACAAGTTAAAGCGGTTGAGTTATTCTCATTAATGATGCAAGAACGTGCATCAACTGGCCGTATTTACATTCAGAACGTTGACCATTGTAATACACATAGCCCATTTGATCCGGCAGTTGCACCAATTCGCCAATCAAACTTATGCTTAGAAATTGCACTGCCAACTAAACCATTAAATGATATTAAAGATCCTAATGGTGAAATTGCACTGTGTACGTTATCTGCATTTAACTTAGGCGCAATTGAAAATCTTGATGATTTAGAAGAACTTGCTCGTTTAGCCGTTCGCTCATTGGATGCACTGTTAGATTATCAAGATTACCCAATCTTAGCAGCAAAACAAGGTGCTATGGGTCGTCGCACCTTAGGTATTGGCGTTATTAACTTTGCTTATTATTTAGCAAAACACGGTGTTCGCTACTCTGATGGTAGTGCAAATAACTTAACTCATCGTGCATTTGAAGCAATTCAATACTATTTATTAAAAGCATCTAATGAATTAGCGAAAGAACAAGGCGCATGCCCATGGTTTAATGAAACCACTTACGCTGACGGTATTTTACCTATTGATACCTACAAAAAATCATTAGATGTACTGACAAAAGAACCTCTGCATTACGATTGGGAAAGTTTACGCAAAGATATTAAAGAGCACGGTTTACGTAACTCAACACTGTCTGCACTGATGCCATCAGAAACATCTTCACAGATTTCGAATGCAACAAATGGTATCGAACCACCGCGTGGTTATATCAGTATTAAAGCCTCTAAAGACGGTATTTTACGTCAAGTGGTTCCTGAGTATGAGCGTTTGAAAGGCGCTTATGAATTACTATGGCAAATGCCAAGTATTGAAGGTTACTTGCAGTTAGTGGGCATCATGCAGAAATTCGTTGACCAAGCTATTTCAGCGAACACTAACTACGATCCTACTCGTTTCCCTAGCGGTAAGGTTCCAATGAACCAACTGCTGAAAGATTTGCTGCTCGCTTACAAATACGGTGTGAAAACACTTTATTATCACAATACCCGTGACGGTGCAGATGATGTACAGGGTGATCTGGAAGAAGTCGTTGAGACGGAAGATTCAGATTGTGAAGGCGGCGCGTGTAAAATTTAA
- the ubiG gene encoding bifunctional 2-polyprenyl-6-hydroxyphenol methylase/3-demethylubiquinol 3-O-methyltransferase UbiG: MNDKTTSLHANVDQHEIDKFESVASRWWDLEGEFKPLHRINPLRLNYIQERADGLFGKKVLDVGCGGGILSESMACAGAEVTGLDMGTEPLQVARLHSLESGIPVTYIQDTVENHANENPQTYDVVTCMEMLEHVPDPSSVVRACAKLVKPGGHVFFSTINRNKKAWLMLVVGAEYILNMVPKGTHDANKFIRPSELLSWVDETDLRSKNMIGLHYNPITDKFRLAPNVDVNYMVHTQSTHNSNS, from the coding sequence ATGAATGATAAAACAACCTCTTTACATGCTAACGTGGATCAGCATGAAATCGACAAGTTTGAAAGCGTCGCATCACGGTGGTGGGATCTTGAAGGTGAATTTAAGCCATTACACCGTATCAACCCACTAAGACTCAACTATATTCAAGAACGCGCAGACGGCCTATTCGGAAAAAAAGTCCTAGATGTCGGTTGCGGCGGCGGTATTTTGTCTGAAAGTATGGCATGTGCTGGGGCTGAAGTAACAGGTCTTGATATGGGTACAGAGCCATTACAAGTTGCACGTTTGCACTCACTGGAATCAGGTATTCCTGTCACTTACATTCAAGATACTGTTGAAAACCACGCGAATGAAAACCCACAAACTTACGACGTCGTTACCTGTATGGAGATGTTAGAGCACGTTCCTGACCCTTCTTCTGTTGTAAGAGCCTGTGCAAAACTGGTAAAACCTGGTGGGCATGTTTTCTTCTCAACCATCAATCGTAATAAAAAAGCGTGGCTGATGCTGGTGGTAGGTGCGGAATATATTCTGAATATGGTACCTAAGGGCACACATGATGCTAATAAGTTTATTCGCCCGTCAGAATTACTTAGTTGGGTTGATGAAACCGATTTGCGTAGCAAAAATATGATTGGTTTACATTACAACCCGATCACTGACAAATTCCGATTAGCGCCAAATGTCGATGTGAATTATATGGTGCACACACAATCGACACATAACTCGAATTCGTGA